One window of Candidatus Omnitrophota bacterium genomic DNA carries:
- a CDS encoding STAS domain-containing protein has product MKVGKRVESDVTILQPQGRIDAASLQEFAASINRAAQDGVKKLLIDFSQTDYMSSAGVRVLIEGKKAMEAVEGDMAFCSVNDQLKELFEVVRLDRFFEIFATEFEALDKFLD; this is encoded by the coding sequence ATGAAAGTTGGAAAACGCGTTGAATCCGATGTTACGATATTGCAACCGCAAGGGAGAATCGATGCGGCGAGTTTGCAAGAATTCGCCGCCAGCATCAATCGCGCCGCGCAGGATGGCGTCAAGAAACTCTTGATCGATTTTTCCCAAACCGATTATATGAGCAGCGCAGGGGTTCGCGTCCTCATCGAAGGGAAGAAAGCGATGGAAGCCGTCGAAGGCGACATGGCGTTTTGTTCCGTCAACGACCAATTGAAAGAACTCTTCGAAGTGGTTCGCCTGGATCGTTTTTTTGAGATATTCGCCACTGAGTTCGAAGCGTTGGATAAGTTTCTCGATTGA
- a CDS encoding alpha-L-fucosidase translates to MNLFNKLVMSVLAALFLSPLAFASPSPEKVPAASSEELQWFRDAKFGLFIHWGPVSLKGTEIGWSRGGERKFPKGAGTEVPAEIYDNLYKQFNPVKFNAVEWVALAKEAGMKYLVFTTKHHDGFCMFDAKLSDYKITNSPFHRDVVKELADACHKAGLKLGFYHSPPDWRHPDYFTENHSRYIEYLHSLVRELCSHYGKVDILWFDGLGGKPEDWGSYEMIPMIRQLQPGILINNRAGLPQDFDTPEQRVGRFQNDRAWESCITICQQWAWKPNDVMKTLQQCIDILVRSVCGDGNLLLNVGPMPSGEIEARQVERLKEIGAWMKKYGDSLYGTRGGPIKTGAWGGSTYKGNTVYLHILDWGEDGVLRLPDLGKKILSSKTLTGGEAQIKAANGVLEINLPAEKRDPLDTIIALELDGPSSEIAPRSALLSPSLASDKKAEASNVYQKNDWAFGPAMAFDDDPSTRWATDEGVKQAWLAVDLGKPETFHRITLREENGRVNQFELQYKDGENWKTFHKGTKIGDKLTVDFKPVMAQRVRLNILDASNGPTIWEMEIIAAK, encoded by the coding sequence ATGAATTTATTCAACAAATTAGTAATGAGCGTTCTAGCAGCATTGTTTCTATCGCCGCTGGCGTTCGCTTCGCCTTCGCCGGAAAAGGTTCCCGCCGCCAGCTCGGAAGAGTTGCAATGGTTCCGCGATGCTAAATTCGGATTGTTCATTCATTGGGGGCCGGTGAGTTTGAAAGGGACCGAAATCGGTTGGTCGCGCGGTGGAGAACGGAAATTTCCCAAGGGGGCAGGAACAGAGGTTCCAGCGGAAATTTACGATAACCTCTACAAACAATTCAATCCCGTCAAATTCAACGCCGTCGAGTGGGTCGCCCTCGCCAAAGAAGCGGGGATGAAATACTTAGTATTTACCACCAAGCATCACGACGGCTTCTGTATGTTCGACGCCAAATTGTCCGATTACAAAATCACTAATTCCCCATTCCACCGCGACGTAGTAAAAGAGCTGGCGGACGCTTGCCATAAAGCGGGCTTGAAATTAGGCTTTTATCATTCGCCTCCGGATTGGCGCCATCCCGATTACTTTACGGAAAATCATTCGCGGTATATCGAGTACTTGCATAGCTTAGTGCGGGAACTATGCAGCCATTACGGCAAAGTCGACATCCTTTGGTTCGATGGGCTGGGGGGTAAGCCGGAAGATTGGGGATCCTACGAAATGATTCCCATGATCCGCCAATTGCAGCCGGGAATCCTCATCAACAACCGCGCCGGTCTGCCACAGGATTTCGACACGCCGGAACAGCGCGTGGGCCGTTTCCAAAACGACCGAGCCTGGGAGAGCTGTATCACCATTTGCCAACAATGGGCCTGGAAACCGAACGACGTGATGAAGACGCTGCAACAGTGCATCGACATCCTCGTGCGCAGCGTATGCGGCGATGGGAATCTATTGCTCAACGTTGGCCCCATGCCTTCCGGCGAAATCGAAGCGCGGCAAGTGGAACGGCTTAAAGAGATTGGCGCTTGGATGAAAAAATATGGAGATAGCCTTTACGGAACGCGGGGCGGCCCCATCAAAACCGGCGCCTGGGGCGGCTCGACTTATAAAGGGAATACGGTCTATCTGCATATTCTCGATTGGGGTGAAGACGGCGTTCTTCGCCTTCCCGATTTAGGCAAGAAAATTCTTTCCAGCAAAACGCTAACCGGAGGCGAAGCGCAAATCAAAGCGGCAAACGGCGTTTTAGAAATCAATCTTCCCGCGGAAAAACGCGATCCTTTGGACACAATCATCGCCTTGGAATTGGACGGCCCGTCTAGCGAGATCGCGCCGCGAAGCGCTCTTCTCTCTCCATCCCTGGCTTCGGATAAGAAAGCGGAAGCCTCCAACGTTTATCAAAAAAACGACTGGGCTTTCGGCCCGGCGATGGCGTTCGACGACGATCCCAGCACTCGCTGGGCGACGGACGAAGGCGTAAAGCAGGCGTGGCTGGCCGTCGATCTGGGAAAACCGGAAACGTTCCACCGCATCACGTTGCGGGAAGAAAACGGCCGCGTCAATCAATTTGAACTGCAATATAAGGATGGAGAGAATTGGAAAACTTTTCATAAAGGTACGAAAATCGGCGATAAGTTGACGGTGGACTTTAAGCCGGTTATGGCGCAGCGCGTGCGATTGAATATCCTCGACGCCTCAAACGGTCCGACGATTTGGGAGATGGAAATTATCGCGGCGAAATGA
- a CDS encoding sugar phosphate isomerase/epimerase family protein, with translation MYRRSWIKGVGAVLGSVCLSPVALSEEKKRPWKTAVGLNGFESGVRKYNKNYPIWEILDFASHTGFDGIELVSNWPMGGYPGAEEKERIRALRRMYDGFGLQIFSIQLGADGAFSPDADERKRWLQEIRNRAQFCKEAGGERIGLWPGGGLRGQTIGEAIDRLGESFHEVGKIVADLSMIASFEIEPPFVFNTEDHIKRILAKANHPSLKTMFDPSHFDLMSGSSGKPHEMLKRIGVENIGYVHLTDTDGTLRDGGTSKHLACGDGHVDIDSALKTLYDGGFQGWIMIDAWEIPDPYDACVKGKKAIERALR, from the coding sequence ATGTATAGGCGTTCTTGGATAAAAGGAGTTGGAGCCGTTTTGGGAAGCGTTTGTTTATCTCCCGTGGCGTTGAGCGAAGAGAAGAAGCGCCCTTGGAAAACCGCCGTTGGACTCAACGGCTTCGAATCCGGCGTTCGCAAATACAATAAAAATTATCCTATATGGGAAATCCTCGACTTCGCGTCCCATACAGGCTTCGACGGGATCGAATTGGTTTCCAATTGGCCGATGGGGGGATATCCCGGCGCCGAAGAAAAAGAACGCATCCGCGCTTTGCGAAGAATGTACGACGGCTTCGGCTTGCAAATATTTTCCATTCAGTTAGGCGCAGACGGCGCCTTTTCTCCCGACGCGGATGAACGTAAGCGCTGGCTGCAAGAAATCCGTAACCGCGCCCAATTCTGCAAAGAGGCGGGCGGAGAGCGCATCGGCTTATGGCCCGGCGGCGGATTGCGCGGCCAGACCATCGGCGAAGCCATCGACCGGTTGGGAGAATCGTTCCACGAAGTTGGAAAGATCGTCGCCGATTTAAGCATGATCGCTTCCTTCGAGATCGAGCCGCCATTCGTGTTCAATACGGAAGACCATATCAAGCGCATCCTCGCTAAAGCCAATCATCCGTCGCTGAAGACCATGTTCGATCCCAGCCACTTCGATCTGATGAGCGGCTCTTCCGGCAAACCCCACGAAATGCTGAAGCGCATCGGCGTAGAGAATATCGGCTACGTCCACCTGACGGATACGGATGGAACCCTGCGCGACGGCGGCACGTCCAAACATTTAGCCTGCGGCGACGGGCATGTGGACATCGATTCGGCGTTGAAAACGCTCTACGACGGCGGCTTCCAAGGCTGGATCATGATCGACGCCTGGGAAATTCCCGATCCCTACGACGCCTGCGTCAAAGGCAAAAAAGCCATCGAACGCGCTTTGCGGTAG
- a CDS encoding aldehyde dehydrogenase family protein: MRVYKVKSPIDNNILYEMYDPDMMEIRRLYERAKSSFEIIRNLSIDERLRECRKIQNYVAENREWIIDRIVIENGKSRFDCLSNEIFVVLDAIEYYKKNAARILADKNVSTPLTLRGKKSKIIYEPIGVVLVLSPWNYPLYQSIVPILSAFIAGNSVIYKPSEITPLHGMIEEIIIKSGFMEEAIQVVYGGPDTGEKLIEAKPEKIFFIGGVKTGKKIMALAARQLIPVVLELGGKDSMIVFDDADLEKTAIGALWGALTNAGQACISVERIYAQENIYDHFVKTLAEKIVLLKQAHDKDNNIEMEYIDIGSMTAERQVDIVDQHVKDAINKGARVLIGGKKGSHPFHYPATLIADVNHTMKVMTEETFGPVLAVMKFATEEEAVRLANDSPYGLGASVWSKDKMRADRVARKIAAGNVCINNVMLTVANPALPFGGVKYSGFGRYKGEYGLYAFTNVKSIVIDKMNSKIEGHWFPYTPNKYKAFSDLIDALYSKSKSFLKFIWAGLKLESIAKKERLK; encoded by the coding sequence ATGCGCGTCTACAAAGTAAAATCTCCCATCGACAATAATATATTGTATGAAATGTACGATCCGGATATGATGGAAATTCGCCGTCTCTACGAACGAGCAAAATCTTCTTTTGAAATAATAAGAAATTTATCGATAGACGAACGATTGCGCGAATGCCGGAAAATTCAAAACTATGTTGCGGAAAACCGGGAATGGATTATCGACCGGATCGTCATAGAGAATGGCAAATCCCGCTTCGATTGTTTAAGCAACGAAATTTTCGTCGTGCTGGACGCGATCGAATATTATAAAAAAAACGCCGCAAGAATCTTAGCCGATAAAAATGTCTCTACGCCGCTGACTTTGCGGGGGAAAAAATCGAAAATCATTTATGAGCCTATAGGCGTCGTATTGGTTCTATCTCCTTGGAATTATCCACTTTATCAATCCATTGTTCCTATTTTGAGCGCTTTCATCGCCGGAAATTCCGTTATATACAAGCCGTCCGAAATTACTCCTCTCCACGGAATGATCGAGGAAATCATTATTAAAAGCGGATTTATGGAGGAGGCCATTCAAGTCGTTTATGGCGGTCCCGATACCGGCGAAAAGCTGATCGAAGCCAAACCCGAGAAAATATTCTTTATCGGCGGCGTAAAGACGGGCAAAAAAATTATGGCGCTGGCGGCGCGCCAGTTGATTCCCGTCGTTCTGGAACTAGGCGGCAAGGATTCCATGATTGTTTTCGACGACGCCGATTTGGAGAAGACCGCCATTGGCGCGCTGTGGGGAGCGTTGACGAATGCCGGACAAGCCTGCATTTCAGTCGAACGGATTTATGCGCAAGAAAACATATATGATCATTTCGTAAAAACGTTAGCGGAAAAAATAGTTTTGCTCAAACAAGCCCATGATAAAGACAATAATATAGAAATGGAATATATAGACATTGGCTCGATGACGGCGGAACGCCAGGTCGATATAGTGGACCAGCACGTCAAAGACGCTATTAACAAAGGCGCGCGAGTGTTAATAGGAGGGAAAAAAGGAAGCCATCCCTTTCATTATCCCGCTACGCTGATTGCAGACGTCAACCATACGATGAAAGTCATGACGGAAGAGACTTTTGGACCGGTTCTGGCCGTCATGAAATTCGCAACAGAAGAGGAAGCCGTTCGCCTAGCGAACGATTCGCCCTATGGCCTCGGCGCCAGCGTATGGTCGAAAGACAAGATGAGAGCGGATCGCGTCGCAAGAAAAATCGCAGCGGGCAATGTATGTATAAATAATGTTATGTTGACGGTTGCCAATCCCGCGCTGCCTTTCGGCGGCGTCAAATATAGCGGTTTTGGACGTTATAAAGGAGAATATGGATTATACGCTTTTACGAATGTCAAATCGATCGTTATTGACAAAATGAATTCCAAAATCGAAGGCCATTGGTTCCCCTATACGCCCAATAAATACAAAGCCTTTTCCGACTTGATCGACGCACTTTATTCGAAATCCAAATCGTTTCTGAAATTCATTTGGGCGGGACTTAAACTGGAATCGATTGCAAAGAAAGAGAGGTTGAAGTAA
- a CDS encoding DNA alkylation repair protein, translated as MRLKSYANPANLAAMDRFGIRTENTYGVSITILMTIAKEAGKDHELAQQLWDSGIHEARILAAMIDEPKMLSDEQLERWVMDIDSWDVCDQVFNRLFRHYPQVQRKAADWCARKEEFVKRAGFVLIAVLAVHDKKAEDKIFVSWLDIIQREASDERNFVKKSVNWALRQIGKRNRSLNQRAIQTAESIRALGGQTCRWIAADALRELTSRKVQDKLSRD; from the coding sequence TTGAGATTGAAATCATATGCCAATCCCGCTAATCTCGCGGCGATGGATCGGTTCGGCATAAGAACCGAGAATACGTATGGCGTCTCCATTACGATTCTAATGACGATCGCCAAGGAAGCGGGAAAAGATCATGAATTGGCGCAACAATTATGGGATTCGGGAATTCATGAAGCCAGAATCCTGGCCGCCATGATTGACGAACCCAAAATGCTTTCGGATGAACAATTGGAACGGTGGGTAATGGATATCGATTCCTGGGATGTTTGCGATCAGGTTTTCAACCGCCTTTTTCGCCACTATCCGCAAGTTCAGCGAAAGGCCGCCGATTGGTGCGCCCGTAAAGAGGAATTCGTCAAACGCGCCGGATTCGTCTTAATAGCGGTTCTGGCGGTTCACGATAAAAAAGCGGAAGACAAGATATTCGTTTCCTGGCTTGATATCATCCAACGCGAGGCCTCCGACGAACGCAATTTTGTGAAAAAATCCGTGAATTGGGCCTTGCGTCAAATTGGCAAACGCAACCGATCGCTGAACCAACGCGCCATCCAAACCGCCGAATCCATCCGCGCCCTCGGCGGCCAAACATGCCGATGGATCGCCGCCGACGCCCTTCGCGAACTTACAAGCCGGAAGGTACAAGATAAGCTATCTAGGGATTAA
- a CDS encoding Gfo/Idh/MocA family oxidoreductase — MTQKPKDNRRSFLKASAAGAAGMMFVKPSSIYGAPANSAIEIGILGCGGRGNFVAKKYQENAPQDMKVVAAQDPFEDRLEVIRDRFDVEPSRCYLGVKTYADLIQSKLDAVAVTSPPYYHPEQVAMAVEAGKHVWMAKPVAVDAPGCLSILDSSKKAKGKLNFLVDFQTRNSPGFKEAVERVRRGDIGELVLGHVYYHAGRLDPKNRPGASDDENRLRNWVFDIPLSGDIIVEQNVHVLDVANWYIGTHPIKARGTGGRKARVDVGDCWDHFIVTFWYPNDVKVDFSSAQFTKGYDDLCIRMYGSKGVVDSHYSGPVKITGDNPWPGTDNDETWDVGVNNNVKDFVKAIHSGQYINHGEDAVQSTLTGVLGRIAAYSGEEATWDGMMKDMKKMELKLNL, encoded by the coding sequence ATGACGCAAAAACCAAAAGACAATCGGCGCAGTTTTCTAAAAGCCTCGGCGGCGGGCGCAGCGGGAATGATGTTCGTCAAACCTTCATCCATCTATGGCGCTCCGGCCAATTCCGCCATCGAGATCGGCATCCTCGGCTGCGGCGGACGCGGCAACTTCGTCGCCAAGAAGTATCAGGAAAACGCTCCCCAGGATATGAAAGTCGTCGCCGCGCAAGATCCCTTCGAAGACCGTCTGGAAGTGATTCGCGATCGCTTCGACGTGGAACCATCCCGTTGCTATCTCGGCGTTAAGACCTACGCCGATTTAATTCAATCCAAGCTGGATGCTGTCGCCGTTACCAGCCCTCCCTATTACCATCCCGAACAAGTAGCCATGGCCGTCGAGGCGGGCAAGCATGTCTGGATGGCCAAGCCGGTGGCCGTCGACGCTCCCGGCTGCCTTAGCATTCTGGATAGTTCCAAAAAGGCCAAAGGCAAGTTGAACTTCCTAGTCGATTTTCAAACCCGTAACAGTCCTGGTTTTAAGGAAGCCGTCGAGCGCGTGCGGCGGGGAGATATTGGCGAACTCGTTCTCGGCCACGTTTACTACCACGCCGGACGGCTCGATCCCAAAAATCGCCCCGGCGCATCGGACGACGAAAACCGCTTGCGCAACTGGGTCTTCGATATTCCCCTCTCCGGCGATATCATCGTCGAACAGAACGTCCATGTTCTGGACGTCGCCAACTGGTACATCGGAACCCATCCCATCAAAGCGCGCGGAACCGGCGGACGCAAAGCCCGCGTCGATGTCGGCGATTGCTGGGATCATTTCATCGTTACGTTTTGGTATCCCAACGACGTAAAAGTCGATTTCAGTTCCGCCCAGTTCACTAAAGGTTACGACGACCTTTGCATCCGCATGTACGGTTCCAAGGGCGTCGTCGATTCCCATTACAGCGGCCCCGTAAAAATCACTGGCGACAATCCCTGGCCGGGAACCGATAACGACGAGACGTGGGACGTCGGCGTGAACAATAACGTCAAGGATTTCGTTAAAGCCATTCATTCCGGCCAATACATCAACCACGGCGAAGACGCCGTGCAAAGCACGCTGACGGGCGTTCTCGGCCGCATCGCCGCTTACTCCGGCGAGGAAGCGACGTGGGACGGCATGATGAAGGACATGAAGAAGATGGAATTGAAGTTGAATTTATAA
- a CDS encoding polysialyltransferase family glycosyltransferase, whose translation MNDENNRKLNALYMISTPLNLFLASGIALSKREEENAYLCFIDQISLEDNLYIEQTKQWKDSPFLEVHAFSGRGLPAIEKWNHRKKLISSLRSLAEHIRPVKIYTGNDRRYEFQYLIHHARRINESVTGIYLDDGMCTYVRRNNHRLRNILFDQWLKKIFYGIWWDQPAIVGASKYIDECWLAFPEHVHPIIKKTIHHKASASLFSHSAIRSLSQQLLLASGMDITCLQNIDILLTLPHVTIMDRIPNYRPEMIKLVETITRNGGKAAIKYHPRQIGEDEIGLLKFQNTQLIPANASFEALLPSMPANIAIVGDISTTLLSARWLRDDLRVISIGCNANKLQKIYIPFFKKIGVIVLDKMDDLPPLLNR comes from the coding sequence ATGAACGATGAAAACAATCGAAAACTTAATGCTCTCTATATGATTTCAACGCCGCTTAATCTTTTTTTGGCAAGCGGCATTGCTTTATCGAAAAGGGAAGAAGAAAACGCTTATCTTTGCTTTATCGACCAGATTTCCCTGGAGGATAATCTGTATATCGAACAAACAAAACAATGGAAAGATAGTCCCTTCCTAGAAGTTCATGCCTTCTCCGGCCGCGGATTGCCTGCGATTGAAAAATGGAACCATCGCAAGAAATTGATATCGTCTTTGCGTTCTTTGGCCGAACATATACGTCCAGTCAAGATTTATACGGGCAACGACCGCCGGTACGAATTTCAATACCTAATTCATCATGCGAGAAGAATAAATGAGAGCGTAACGGGTATTTATTTGGACGACGGCATGTGTACTTATGTGAGAAGAAACAACCATCGCCTGAGGAATATCCTATTCGATCAATGGCTAAAGAAAATCTTTTATGGGATTTGGTGGGATCAACCAGCGATCGTCGGCGCCTCCAAATATATTGATGAATGCTGGCTGGCATTCCCGGAGCATGTTCATCCCATTATAAAAAAAACTATTCATCATAAAGCTTCGGCCAGTCTTTTTTCTCATTCGGCGATTCGATCGTTATCTCAACAATTATTGCTGGCCTCCGGCATGGATATAACTTGTTTGCAAAATATCGATATATTGTTAACTTTACCCCACGTTACGATTATGGACCGCATACCCAATTACCGTCCGGAAATGATCAAATTAGTGGAAACGATTACACGGAACGGTGGAAAAGCGGCTATAAAATATCATCCGCGTCAAATCGGCGAAGACGAGATTGGATTATTGAAATTTCAAAATACCCAATTAATCCCGGCCAACGCATCTTTCGAGGCGCTCCTGCCTTCGATGCCTGCGAATATTGCCATCGTAGGCGATATATCCACTACGCTTCTTTCGGCGCGCTGGCTGAGGGACGATTTGCGGGTAATATCGATCGGATGTAATGCGAATAAGTTGCAGAAAATCTATATTCCATTTTTTAAAAAAATCGGCGTAATCGTTTTGGATAAGATGGACGATCTGCCGCCGCTTTTGAATCGATAG
- a CDS encoding M15 family metallopeptidase yields the protein MNRRSFILASCSTLAVSASRSVDEISELELAGKKRPPLAGKDVPLRPSAAEAYMSMRKAALTEGIKIHIVSGYRSFDRQLRIWNRKYRSMNKTKMTPEEKFRSILQYSSLPGTSRHHWGTDADLVDLSQPKPEEMLLERHYKKGGVYGDMYSWLMGNAEKYGFYETYTNDSSRTGYAYEPWHWSFAEDSIPFLRKFITIDLRKFVCVREVEGFSSFTPHLMKEFTEKWIKGVNPILFPNG from the coding sequence ATGAATCGCCGATCGTTTATTCTCGCTTCCTGTTCAACGCTTGCCGTCTCCGCCAGCCGAAGCGTGGATGAGATATCCGAATTGGAATTGGCGGGAAAAAAACGACCGCCACTCGCCGGAAAGGACGTTCCGCTGCGGCCAAGCGCCGCCGAGGCTTATATGTCTATGCGTAAAGCCGCGCTGACGGAAGGAATCAAAATCCACATCGTTTCGGGTTATCGTTCCTTCGACCGGCAGCTGAGAATATGGAACCGGAAATACCGCTCCATGAATAAAACGAAAATGACGCCGGAAGAAAAATTCCGCTCCATCCTGCAATATTCCAGCTTGCCGGGAACGTCGCGGCATCATTGGGGAACCGACGCCGATCTCGTCGATCTATCCCAGCCGAAGCCGGAGGAAATGCTGTTGGAACGCCATTATAAAAAAGGCGGCGTATATGGCGATATGTATTCTTGGCTCATGGGAAACGCGGAGAAATATGGATTTTACGAAACCTATACCAACGATTCCTCGCGTACGGGCTACGCTTACGAACCCTGGCATTGGAGTTTCGCGGAAGATTCTATTCCCTTCTTGCGCAAGTTTATAACAATCGATTTGCGTAAATTCGTATGCGTCCGCGAAGTGGAGGGATTCAGCTCCTTTACTCCGCATTTAATGAAAGAGTTCACGGAAAAGTGGATTAAAGGAGTCAATCCGATTCTTTTTCCTAATGGTTGA